aaataaaaagttaatgaaaaattctaaatatgtgcatttcaaaaacatatattaacctaataaataaattgtatatagaaaaatatcttaccatctactttttaaaaatagctAAATTAGAGAATATAggaaatatatagaaatatatttaattctttttatgtTGAGGCTAAATTATCTCTAATTGTGTATAACTAGTGGTATGTGTTCATTTTAATCAGTGAGAAATAACTCATTACTTTCCACAATTCTATATGAAATAGGACAACATGTTTGGAATCATATTTTGACAGGCACAAATGTACTCTTTGAGCTAGATTTAGCTATGAGATTGACAGATAAGATGTTTAGAGCTATATAGATTTTGACACATAGCCGTGATATTTATATATGGGACATGCATAAGAAAGAGAGTTCTTAAAGATCACATAGAATACAACATTCTTAAGAACTAATAAGAGAATTATAAGGCATTTAATCGTCTGATGAACCACCGATGATGTTCTGAATCATCTTGTTTGTCTCGTCCTCCGACATTGGCTTATTTTTCATAAACTTCTGCTCGTACATCTCGAAGAATTCCTTGTTCTCCTTAGCTAGCTCCTTCCACACTAGTTTTAATTAACATAAACCAAGAAATAACTCAATTGGTTAAGAGATAGTTAGGAGAGTTCTCAACATACtagtaagaaagaaaaacaaactttaaGTAACAAAAGAGCTATAAGCCTATAAGATCATCGATGGTTGCGAGATTTACATAAACTCACACAACAAACATATACTCTTCATACATTATAAGCCCTCTTCTGTAttaaaaaaaggagaagtaTAAGGTCCAAACCAGTGGAAACGATGATGGGATTGATGTTTGCAATCCTCGAGAGAGCTTCCACGCATTCCTCTTTGTTCATGTTGAATCTCAAACATATCTCAATCATGTGTTGCACCTATACATACACATGACACACGATCACGTACGTTTTTATATTCTTTAAGAATGTAACA
The sequence above is drawn from the Camelina sativa cultivar DH55 chromosome 4, Cs, whole genome shotgun sequence genome and encodes:
- the LOC104783692 gene encoding uncharacterized protein LOC104783692, producing the protein MSDSSPAAYIHMVQHMIEICLRFNMNKEECVEALSRIANINPIIVSTVWKELAKENKEFFEMYEQKFMKNKPMSEDETNKMIQNIIGGSSDD